The Polypterus senegalus isolate Bchr_013 chromosome 1, ASM1683550v1, whole genome shotgun sequence genome includes a window with the following:
- the LOC120527115 gene encoding neurogenin-1-like, with amino-acid sequence MADRLSSVERTTSDVAYSNHEKSLGFQKRKGKLKRGQPGFKSESLAKKQKENRRVKANDRERNRMHNLNSALDTLRSVLPTFPDDAKLTKIETLRFAHNYIWALTETLQIADQYLVAPRQRDMKEPFFQSTGACLPSLDSPSSVCSSEWETAGYSPSSENSPSLSPNDALQRASHAKSWLY; translated from the coding sequence ATGGCTGACAGGTTATCTTCAGTAGAAAGGACAACTTCAGATGTTGCATACTCAAATCACGAAAAGTCACTAGGATtccagaaaaggaaaggaaagctgAAAAGAGGACAGCCCGGGTTCAAGAGCGAAAGTCTGGCAAAGAAGCAGAAGGAGAATCGCCGAGTCAAAGCGAACGACAGGGAGCGAAATCGTATGCATAACCTGAACTCTGCGCTAGATACCCTAAGGAGTGTGTTGCCCACATTTCCAGACGATGCCAAGCTCACCAAGATCGAGACCCTTCGGTTTGCTCACAACTACATTTGGGCGCTTACGGAGACTTTGCAAATTGCAGATCAGTATCTAGTCGCTCCACGCCAACGGGACATGAAAGAGCCGTTCTTCCAGAGCACAGGCGCCTGTCTTCCTAGCCTCGACAGTCCGTCTAGCGTCTGTTCATCAGAATGGGAAACAGCAGGCTATTCGCCATCTTCTGAAAACTCCCCCAGCTTAAGTCCGAATGACGCACTGCAAAGAGCATCTCACGCAAAATCTTGGCTTTACTAG